The DNA region GTCCTATAATTTAATTAGCATCATTTTATCtatatatacattttttattaaGTGCCGGGCCTTTAGAAATTTAACCAATATTTTTTTACaacataaaaacaaatattaaaacatagaacaaaaataaaataaacgttGAAAGAGGAAGAAAAAgttattcaataaaattaaatttaaacaataaaattattttaaaatatatttttttataaatatctaATACTTGAGGAAAATACACTTAACTAAAAATACAGTGTACTTTCCAATTTACGGCCTTTAGATTATGGGCTGAGACAGACCATTACCTATGGGGCACCAGACTGTTATCTAATTATTATGCATCAGCCCAGATGCAACAATGTCTTCATCTTACTTTCCAATTTACGGCCCTTAGATTATGGGCTGAGACAGACCATTACCTATGGGGCACCAGACTGTTATCTAATTATTATGCATCAGCCCAGATGCAACAATGTCTTCATCTTACTTTCCAATTTACGGCCCTTAGATTATGGGCTGAGACAGACCATTACCTATGGGGCACCAGACTGTTATCTAATTATTATGCATCAGCCCAGATGCAACAATGTCTTCATCTTACTTCAGTATTTATACCTAAGACCCTTTTTTCCGTACTCGAAAAGAACCGGAAAAAAGTAAACCTGCGGAAACTGGACTTCGATGACAGAGCTAAATCCTAACAATACTTCGCAACAAAATCTTGAAATCCATCTTGATGACTGCAAGCCGATTCTTGGGTTTTGCACTTCATCTTCAGTCAATGCCCATGGATCCACACTTGAAAAGGATCTGCTCAATCCaaaagaagaagatgatgatgatgaattGAGAAAGCTTTTGCTGGTTAATGTTGAGGAATTACCTACAGTGCCTCCTTCTGCAGTGGAGGTCAATTTTACAACTTATTTTGCTCCAGGTGAGTTAAAGGTCTCGATTTTAAAGTCTCCCTGGTAGGTATGAAAGTATCGATAATTTTCTTTGGCTTCCCAGATTTTATGAAACCTGGGCATGATCAATATGTTCATCGTCACGCCAACGGGtatgatattttttcatgtaagaCCTTtacgtttttttaaaaaaaataaaaaatttgcagCTTGTTTAACAATGAGACTGgcaaatagtttttttttttttttggtgaccAACGTTATGGATTTTAGTGAAGTTGTTAAGTTTTAATCTTTTGTTGATAGATAGGTTGTGCGTGGTTGGCTTGGCCTCAACTCATGTAGCATTCAAGGATGAAGGGGGAGTAGTTTCTGTAGATTTTAATGTAGGGAAGTCTGATAGGAGTGAAATTAAAGTGACGGGAAAACGGAAAaaggtgattttttttttcatcttttGGTTCTTATATTTCGTAGTAACTTTATAGATACATTTTTGATTTCTTAAATTTCTTAATGGTTTTTCTTTTGGTGGCACTCAAGGTTAGAGGCCAGGTATGGATTGTTTGCTATGAATAAATTACTATCAAATTAATAAGTGATTGCGATAAGAAATTTTCTGTAATTGGTATTATAGTACTGGTGTTGTCAATGTGCTTTTTCACGAGATTAAAATTGGACAAGAAATGTTATCGGTACAAGAAGTCCAATGTGAATGGACACGGCTTTGCTATCCAATTTTATTTCTGGTTGTTACAGCATTATAACTTTTGCATCATTGGTGAATCGCACAATTTTGGCATATTGCTTGAGTTTTAGCCAATAAATTGTGCAAGAATATAGTTACCGGTGATGTTTCCATAGTACATGAATCATCATGCGTGTGTCATATTATTTGAGGATGCTTTTGTTGATTGTTTTTTGTAGAATGCTCAACGTTTTGAGTCCAATACAGCACTGTGTAAAGTGTGCACTCAAGATGCTTCTTATATAGCGAGGTTGAAATTCTCTTCATCTTATCTTTTCAAATGTATGCCCTCGTTTCTTTGAACTTTAAGGTATCATTCTGCTGCAGATGCTGTGTGAAAGGATCTCTATTGGAAGTCAATGAAAGGTTAAGCAAGAAACCTGAGTTGCTTAATTCGTCGGTAGGCTTAACTATCATCTATGTTTTTATCCAACATTCATCCACTCTTGCCATACTCGTTCTCTTGTTTATTCTTGTAATCTTGTCAAATTGAAAGTTGAGTTTTTGTTTGATACTTTACGGGTTAGCACTTGACACTTTATGATCTTTTTAAGTGGGGTCTTCttatttaaggatttatttttaTCAATCCGTGGGCACACTTTTTGTGGGAGAGGGTACATAATGTTCTTAACTATTGAGGTTTTTCTAGACTAATGCTTCTTGAACTTGAAATTTTCTGGTGAACCGCAAGAATCGGATACCTTATTACCGCAGACATTAATTAAGATATTTTCACTCTTCAACTATTTTCCTCTGGGTTTCTTTTTTCGTAGATGTAGTATATTTTACTTATTTCTGTGTCCCACTGTGCTAAAAATTAATCATGGAATTTTATCGATAAATCTGATGTTTGAAAGAACTTTTGAACTATCTTCTGTTGAATAGATTGGTGTCACCGTGTTGaaagttgaaatttgtattttttggaATTTTGTTGCAGGCAGACAGAGAAGGATACATTGCAATTATCATGCCTAAACCCGCAGATTGGCTCAAGACGAAGGCTTCTTTACTAAGTGTCGATGAATACAAAAAATTGAGAACTGTTTTGATTTGAAACAATTGGTGCACTGCAGCACTAGGAATTTATGCTTCTGATCAGATGAAAACAAAGATACATTTTCGTGGGTAAATCTCGAGTCATGCTGACTTGCTATTATTATAGATTGTTCTTTTACAAAAATTTTGATATGCAGCAACTATTATTgtatcaattatttatttctaaaATATATAGCCTCGGCTTAAGTGCCTTCTACTATGACTTGTATTAATATCTAACCAATTCGTGAACCACTAGCTTTCGTGTCCGATTTATGTTGAGAAAACACAAGTATATTTGCTTCTCCAGATCTTCCAACTGTTCCACAAACCAAGATTTCATGGATTTGAAATTGTTAGCCAAGATCGAGAAGATCAGatcacaaaaattaatttcttgtGATTTCAATCAACTCTTCTTCACAGGATCGATTGTTCTACGTATTTaacacgaattaattaattacaacaCACAGAGATTAGAGATTACTTTTGA from Primulina tabacum isolate GXHZ01 chromosome 14, ASM2559414v2, whole genome shotgun sequence includes:
- the LOC142524586 gene encoding uncharacterized protein LOC142524586, with amino-acid sequence MTELNPNNTSQQNLEIHLDDCKPILGFCTSSSVNAHGSTLEKDLLNPKEEDDDDELRKLLLVNVEELPTVPPSAVEVNFTTYFAPDFMKPGHDQYVHRHANGLCVVGLASTHVAFKDEGGVVSVDFNVGKSDRSEIKVTGKRKKNAQRFESNTALCKVCTQDASYIARCCVKGSLLEVNERLSKKPELLNSSADREGYIAIIMPKPADWLKTKASLLSVDEYKKLRTVLI